In Anthocerotibacter panamensis C109, the sequence AGGCGGTCATGGGGGCAGCGATGCCGCTCCCGTCGCTGCGGAAATTTATAAACACTACTTTGCGCAGAAAGGAGATGCCGTACCTTCGCAAAAATAATGAGACTTCTGGGTAGATTTACGCCAAACTACGGATTTCCTGGGATAGTTTCTCGCTAATTCCATGTTGAATACTGGGATAAAAAGTGTAGAATATGTCATTGAAATTCTTGGCTCAAGGGAGTTTCAGCCTTCCGAACTGCTGGAACCCCCTGTTTGAGAAGCCCACTTACCTGATGTATGAGGAGAGCACGGTGAACAAAGGTGAATTGGTTGACGCGGTAGCTAAAAAGACAGACAAGACCAAAAAAGATGTCGATCAGATTATCTCGGCGGCCCTGGAAGCCATTATGGAGGCGGTTTCCTCGGACCAGAAAGTAACGCTGGTTGGTTTTGGCTCCTTTGAGGCCCGCGAACGTCAAGAACGGGAAGGCCGCAACCCGCAAACGGGGGCCAAGATGACCATTAAGGCTTCCAAAGTCCCGGCCTTCGCCGCAGGTAAGTCCTTCAAAGAAAAAGTCGAAGGCTCGGTAGCTGAGTAGTCGGACGACTTTTCTCCCCATGACATAATAGGAAAGAGCTAACCGGGGATGTCATGGATGTTCAAGTGATGCGCGAAAATCTGGTAGCGATCCGTGACCGTCGCCAACTTCTGGTAGACCTCCTGGAACGTACTGACCTGTCGGAGGCTCTGCGCTCAGATATCGGGCAGGCCCTCGAAGAACTAGATGATCTGGTACAGGAGTTTGACAAGACCTTCCCTGGGTGAATCCGTTGGGCGGCAGGGAGCATTTAGCTCTATGGCAGATTGGTCAATCCAACCTACCGCTGATGGGTCGGTTACTTTTTTTTCCCATATCTTCCAGGAAGCCTTCCACAGCCACACCGGGGCCTACCAAGAAGCTTTGGGCAAGTTTGTCTACCCTAGCGGTTTATTAAAGCGGGCGGGGCCTATTCGCCTGCTGGATATTTGTTATGGGTTGGGGTACAACAGTGCTGCACTCCTGGAATGCCTGTGGCAAGAACGTCCTGGGGTAAAGGTTGAGGTCATTGCTCTGGACTTAGATCCCACCGTCGCTCAAGTGGCTAAGAATTTAGGTTGGCTGGCCTCCTGGTCGCTGGCTGCAGAACCCCTTGGGCAGCTTGCCACAGATTTGCAAGTGACGACTGAGGGTCTGGAGGCTGTTTTTTGGGCTGGAGATGCCCGTGAGACCATCCAACGGGTACCCCTGGGTTGGGCAGACGGAATTTTCCTGGACCCCTTCTCACCTGCTCGCTGTCCGATGCTATGGACGGCTGAATTTCTGGCACTAGTTGCCCAACGGCTCCATCCCGAGGGGCGTTTGGTGACCTATAGTGCTGCTGCTGCTGTTCGGCAGGGACTCCGGTTGGCGGGGCTCACTGTTCGCTCTACCCCGCCGGTAGGTCGCCGTAGCCCCGGCACCATCGCTGCTTTTGGAGCGGAAGATGGATGGGGCATCCCACTCTCTACTCAGGAGCAAGAACATTTATGCACCAAAGCCGCCGTTCCCTATCGTGACCCGACCCTACAGGCCGATACCGAAACGATTCACCGGGAGCGTCGTCTGGTGCAGGAAACTTCGGATTTAGCCTCTGGGTCCGCGTGGCGCAGGCGTTGGTTGGTCCGGCCCTAGCGGAGCCTTATTCGAGATCTAGGGGAAGACCGGGCTGGGCTTTGGTCGGGAAGTCGCGGCCAAATTGCAGGTCGTAGACTTCATCCTCATCCTGGAGTTCTACAGACAGGTCGGAACGGGCGTAGCCGACACAGAGTAGCGCGTAGCCCTCTTGCTGCAATGGCTGGGAAATCCCAAAAGCCTCGGGCTGATAGAGCTTCCCGGTGCGGATACGCACCGCGCAGGTGGTGCAGACCCCTTGAGCACAGGAGAAGGGTAAATGAATGCCCTGTTCCTGGGCTTGAGCCAACAGATAGCGGTCCTCCTCGACGGACAGCGACCAATGATTGCCCGTGGCAGGGTCGTGGATTTCAAAGCGGTGGTGTTTCGCCATGCGTCTATTGTGCCACCACAGAAGCGCCGCCACTATGGGTGATAGAGCGGCGCAACGACGGTGGTTAGAAAGAGACGATATCGCTAGTAAAGCGAGGGAGAATTTCGTATTGATCGGCGGCCTGTCCGCTAAATCCGGTCACCCGCACACGCTGTCCTGGTTGTAGGGTGCTCACATCAATGCCGGTTGTGGTGTTGATGAAGACTTGGACTTCACCGGAACCATTATTGATAAAGAAGCGGTGACCAAAGGGTAGTTCATCCATAATGGGTTGTGTGATTATGCCGTCCACTCTAATCAGTAACCCTTCCGTTGCCTCGCCGACCGCGCCGGTTCCTACCCGTTCTGGTTGCACTCTTGGCCCTCTGCCCCCAATCTCTACGTCGTTGGAGAAATTCAGGATGAGGCTAAGTAACCCGAAGTTATCGAAAAGTTGGCCGGTTACGCGGACACGCTGGCCTACCGGGAGGCCAAGGTTAGCAAAGGTCCTGACGTAAATACCCCCGGTACGGTCCTGGAGCGCGAACCCTTCATCAAAGAGGCTGGATTGGAAAATTCCTGAAGGAGCAGTGACCGAACCCTCAATAGTTACTATGCTTCCTAAAGGGAAGGTTCGCGCCGTGGCGATATCGATGCCTACTGAGGCAGCAAGTGCAGCAAAAGCATGTATGGGAGCGAGGGTAAGTCCTAGGATTAGTAGCACTACCTTAAGCAGGGCCGGTATTTCCTGTTGGAAAATTGAGCGCCTTAAAAGAACCATAAAATCTCCTCGTGTTGGTCTGTTGGGCTGAAATTTTTGGAATAGTATTAGCGCTATACATACTAGTATAGAAAAATACAGTCCAAGCTTTCAACGTTCTTATTATAGGCATACTACTAAGTAAATTTTTTATTTAGTCCCTCACTGCACCCTGAGGGGGGTCCCCACTTCTACCAAAGAATAAAGCTCGGTAATATCGCGGTTGAAGAGCCGGACGCAGCCGTGGGAGATAGCCTTCCCGATGGAATCCGGTTGATTGGTGCCGTGGAGGCCGTATTCATCCCGGCCCTCCTGCTTAAAGCCCAGATAGTAGGGGCCGAGGGGATTACCTTGGACGCCGGGGGGGAACTGCTCGCGGGTGAAAATATGCTCCCAAGACGGGGCGGAAATTTTTTTGAGGATCTGGAATTCACCTTTAGGCGTGGGCCAACCCAAGCGACCTATCGCAACCGGATAAGTCCTAAGGAGTGTCCCATCCCCCCGCCAAACGGTGAGTTGGCGCAGGTTGAGGTCAAGGACCAACTGGATGCGATGTAATTGTTGTTGGAGCCGGAAGGCTTCCTGCTCTGCCGGACTGCTGAGGATCTCGCGGGCAGCCAAAGGCAGGACTAGGAGGCTGGCGGTAAGGCTGCCCACTAGGACCCATGACCACCGTCGCTGCCCCATGCTCATATCAAATAGGTAGAAGTAGTCAACAGATAACTGCGTCCTTTTGGAAAATTTATGGCTTGGGCGCTGACCGAGACCTGGGGCGCGGAGACTGGGACTTCGACAATAGCGCTAAAAACCCGGCCTAGAGCAGGGCTTCCGGGATGGGTTAAGACGCGGTAGATTTCTTGGACCTGAGCTCCGGTCTGGTCTTGCAGAAAGAGCGTGAGGATGACTTGGGCATTACTGTTTAGGGTCTGACCCAGTGTTCCTTGGTCTGTGGCCGTAAAATTTAGGCGCAGGTCGTGACAGCCCAGGGTCTTCAGGCGCGGAACAATCACCATGGGAACGGATTCTCCCCGGCTGTCTATCGCCAGGGCAAGACCGCGAAACTGGGTGAGGAACTGAGTATTCGCAGGTACGCGGGCGGGCAAAGCGGTCATGACCCAGTTCAAACTTTGGAGAACACGCATATTGTACATGCTTCTTGGTAAGCCTCTGAGGCTCCTGCTGTAGCCTATGATGAGTAAGTCCTGGGAGTGATACCCTGATGACCCAGAAAAAGCAGTACAAAGACTTCGACGCGTTGCTCCAGAGTACCGATCTGCCTGTCTTGGTTGATTTCTACGCTCCCTGGTGTGGCCCTTGCCAAATGATGTCTCCCATCATCGCTAGCGTTGGAGCCGAGCTTAAGGACAAGGTCTTGGTGGTTAAAATCAACACCGACAAGAACCCGCAAGTCGCCGAGGAATGGCAGATCCGCGAGTTGCCGACTCTGATGATCTTTAAGGACGGCAAGCCAGTAGAGCGGCTCACCGGGGTCCACCCCGCGCCGCAACTGCTGTCTTTGCTCAAGCCACTGGTCTCTTAGGCACGGTTCCAGCCTATAGTACTAACCATAGTGCTCTTCTCATCGGGAGCTCCGAGTCTATGACCGAAACCACCCAGCCTGCACTCAGCGTGACTGACCTCGCCCGTTTACTGGAAGGAGAGGTGGTCACCGCCACCGACATTCTGGTCAAGGGGATTGCCGAACCGGATCAAGCGACCCCCCATGAGGTCGCCTTTCTGCTGGACCAACGGACCTTAGACCACACGAAGGCGGGCGTTCTGGTCACGGCTAAGAATGCCGTCCCCAAGCTAGAAGGCAACGCCCACATCAGAGTCGCCAATACTCGGGTGGCTTTTGCTCAGACGCTGGCTTACTTTTATCCCCAGCCGGTCCTCTTCCCGCTAGCAGGTATCCACCCTCAAGCTACGGTGGACCCAAAGGCTACCGTCCATCCCGATACCCGGATTGGAGCTGGAGCCTATGTCGGACCTGGAGCTGTAATTGGGGCGGGGACAACGCTCTTTCCGGGGGTGTATGTCGGGGCTGAGGTGCGGATTGGGGTAGGATGCATTCTCTATCCTCAGTCGGTGGTTTTAGACCGCTGCATTTTGGGTGACCGGGTGATCTTAAATTCAGGGGCGGTGATCGGTGGGGATGGTTTTGGCTTTGCGACTACGGTTCGCGGTCACCTAAAAATTCCCCACGTGGGGAATGTCGTGCTCGAAGATGAGGTAGAGATCGGTGCGAATACGGCGATTGACCGGGCTACGCTCAAGGAGACTAGGGTAGGCCGAGGGACCAAAATTGATAACCTCGTGATGATTGGGCATAACGCCCAAGTAGGCCAGGATTGTCTTATGGTCTCGCAGTCGGGTATTGCCGGGTCTACCCAGATTGGGGACCGGACGATTATCGCAGCCCAAGCTGGTGTGGCGAGCACCGGCCATTTAGAGATTGGCAGCGACTCGGTCATCTATGGGCGGGCTGGGGTCCACCGTTCTTTCCCGCAGGGCTCCAAGATTTCTGGCTTTCCGGCGCAGGACCACCGCAAGGAATTGCGCCAGCAGGTCTCGCTTACCCACGTTCCTGACTTGCTGCGTGAAGTCCGTACCCTGACGCAGCGCCTACAACAACTCGAAGCCGAATTAGCCGCCGTCAAAGCTGCTCAGCAGTGAGCCTATTTGATACTGAGAAAGTCGTACAGGACCGTCCCTCGTGGAGTATTACCGCCTCAAGGCTCAGGCTTTCCCCACCCCCTACTTAGGAGCGTTGGCAGGTCAGGTTCTGGCATCTCCCTATTTGGCGGTCAACAACCTCAACCGGGATTTTGTCGGTACGCGGGGCTTCTCTATTGTCTTTCGCCGGTCGGGGCTCGAAGGGGTAGGCCGTAGATTTCCGTACCTAAAGCCCTACTTGACCCAAGCCCTCGACCCAGCCTGTAACGCCTTCTATCTCAATGCGCTACTCTTGACGGCAGGTTCGCGCGTGGACCCCCATATTGACCGCAGTCTGCGTTCCTACTGTAAAACCATCTATCCCCCGTTCCAGGTGAGCGTCCTCTATGTGCGTGTTCCCGAAGCGATGGCAGGCGGGGAACTGATCCTCAGTCTGCGCAAGCGGCGGGTGGGGGTGATTCGCCCTGCTGTCAATCTGTTGCTGACGTTCCAGGGAGACCTCACGCATGCCGTCAATGCCATGACCAGCCCCGGCAAGCGGCTGAGTCTGGTCTGTGAACAATACGCCCTTGAAGAGGAAGAACTCCATCAGATCCCCGAACTCACCCTAGAGTCGCGCAACCTCAAGGATTGAGGCTAGCTGCCAAGAATTTCCGGCTCTCTGTGCTTGTCTGCTGGAGGGTAGCCGGACTTGAGAACTTGCTGGATACGTCCTAGCACCTGCTCTTGAAGCGTCTCGAAAGATTCTCCCTGTAACCAGACCACCTCGGGAGCTTGTTGGTTGCGATAGAGCCAGGTGGCGATGAGATGAAATTCGTCCAATTGTTGCTGCGGCAGGCGAAAGAGC encodes:
- a CDS encoding HU family DNA-binding protein: MYEESTVNKGELVDAVAKKTDKTKKDVDQIISAALEAIMEAVSSDQKVTLVGFGSFEARERQEREGRNPQTGAKMTIKASKVPAFAAGKSFKEKVEGSVAE
- a CDS encoding tRNA (5-methylaminomethyl-2-thiouridine)(34)-methyltransferase MnmD — its product is MADWSIQPTADGSVTFFSHIFQEAFHSHTGAYQEALGKFVYPSGLLKRAGPIRLLDICYGLGYNSAALLECLWQERPGVKVEVIALDLDPTVAQVAKNLGWLASWSLAAEPLGQLATDLQVTTEGLEAVFWAGDARETIQRVPLGWADGIFLDPFSPARCPMLWTAEFLALVAQRLHPEGRLVTYSAAAAVRQGLRLAGLTVRSTPPVGRRSPGTIAAFGAEDGWGIPLSTQEQEHLCTKAAVPYRDPTLQADTETIHRERRLVQETSDLASGSAWRRRWLVRP
- a CDS encoding 2Fe-2S iron-sulfur cluster-binding protein, coding for MAKHHRFEIHDPATGNHWSLSVEEDRYLLAQAQEQGIHLPFSCAQGVCTTCAVRIRTGKLYQPEAFGISQPLQQEGYALLCVGYARSDLSVELQDEDEVYDLQFGRDFPTKAQPGLPLDLE
- a CDS encoding single stranded DNA-binding domain-containing protein; translation: MVLLRRSIFQQEIPALLKVVLLILGLTLAPIHAFAALAASVGIDIATARTFPLGSIVTIEGSVTAPSGIFQSSLFDEGFALQDRTGGIYVRTFANLGLPVGQRVRVTGQLFDNFGLLSLILNFSNDVEIGGRGPRVQPERVGTGAVGEATEGLLIRVDGIITQPIMDELPFGHRFFINNGSGEVQVFINTTTGIDVSTLQPGQRVRVTGFSGQAADQYEILPRFTSDIVSF
- a CDS encoding L,D-transpeptidase yields the protein MGQRRWSWVLVGSLTASLLVLPLAAREILSSPAEQEAFRLQQQLHRIQLVLDLNLRQLTVWRGDGTLLRTYPVAIGRLGWPTPKGEFQILKKISAPSWEHIFTREQFPPGVQGNPLGPYYLGFKQEGRDEYGLHGTNQPDSIGKAISHGCVRLFNRDITELYSLVEVGTPLRVQ
- the trxA gene encoding thioredoxin produces the protein MTQKKQYKDFDALLQSTDLPVLVDFYAPWCGPCQMMSPIIASVGAELKDKVLVVKINTDKNPQVAEEWQIRELPTLMIFKDGKPVERLTGVHPAPQLLSLLKPLVS
- the lpxD gene encoding UDP-3-O-(3-hydroxymyristoyl)glucosamine N-acyltransferase yields the protein MTETTQPALSVTDLARLLEGEVVTATDILVKGIAEPDQATPHEVAFLLDQRTLDHTKAGVLVTAKNAVPKLEGNAHIRVANTRVAFAQTLAYFYPQPVLFPLAGIHPQATVDPKATVHPDTRIGAGAYVGPGAVIGAGTTLFPGVYVGAEVRIGVGCILYPQSVVLDRCILGDRVILNSGAVIGGDGFGFATTVRGHLKIPHVGNVVLEDEVEIGANTAIDRATLKETRVGRGTKIDNLVMIGHNAQVGQDCLMVSQSGIAGSTQIGDRTIIAAQAGVASTGHLEIGSDSVIYGRAGVHRSFPQGSKISGFPAQDHRKELRQQVSLTHVPDLLREVRTLTQRLQQLEAELAAVKAAQQ
- a CDS encoding 2OG-Fe(II) oxygenase family protein, with the protein product MEYYRLKAQAFPTPYLGALAGQVLASPYLAVNNLNRDFVGTRGFSIVFRRSGLEGVGRRFPYLKPYLTQALDPACNAFYLNALLLTAGSRVDPHIDRSLRSYCKTIYPPFQVSVLYVRVPEAMAGGELILSLRKRRVGVIRPAVNLLLTFQGDLTHAVNAMTSPGKRLSLVCEQYALEEEELHQIPELTLESRNLKD